The following are encoded together in the Pseudoalteromonas piscicida genome:
- the sdhA gene encoding succinate dehydrogenase flavoprotein subunit, translated as MKYNVREFDAVVVGAGGAGMRAALAISESGKTCALISKVFPTRSHTVSAQGGITVALGNSHEDNWEWHMYDTVKGSDYIGDQDAIEYMCKTGPEAITELENMGLPFSRFENGRVYQRPFGGQSKNFGGEQAARTAAAADRTGHALLHCLYQQNVKNKTNVFSEWYALDLVKNDNGDVVGVTAIDIESGEITYFKSKAVVLATGGAGRIFASTTNAHINTGDGVGMAVRAGISMQDMEMWQFHPTGIAGAGVLVTEGCRGEGGYLLNKDGERFMERYAPNAKDLASRDVVARSMMTEIREGRGCEGPWGPHIKLKLDHLGAETLNLRLPGVCDLAKTFAHVDPAEEPIPVIPTCHYMMGGVPTNVNGQVLNVDGQGNEKIVEGLFAVGEIACVSVHGANRLGGNSLLDLVVFGRAAGNFLGTYLKDAEIAKEASNDNVDAALARTNRWETSAKGQGEDPVQIKKDLQRCMQLNFSVFREGDAMAEGLKELKEIRERLQYARLDDKSAEFNTQRIECLELDNLMETAYSTAVAANFRTESRGAHSRFDYPERDDENWLCHSIYNPESESMSKREVNYAPKTREAFPPKARTY; from the coding sequence GTGAAATATAACGTACGTGAATTTGACGCAGTTGTAGTCGGTGCAGGCGGTGCGGGTATGCGCGCGGCACTTGCTATCTCGGAATCAGGCAAAACTTGTGCTCTTATTTCAAAAGTTTTCCCAACTCGTTCTCATACAGTATCAGCACAGGGTGGTATCACCGTTGCGCTAGGTAACTCTCACGAGGACAACTGGGAATGGCACATGTACGATACGGTTAAAGGTTCTGATTACATCGGTGACCAAGACGCTATCGAGTACATGTGTAAAACAGGTCCAGAAGCTATCACTGAACTTGAGAACATGGGTCTACCTTTCTCTCGTTTTGAGAATGGTCGCGTATATCAGCGTCCTTTCGGTGGTCAGTCGAAAAACTTTGGTGGCGAGCAAGCTGCACGTACAGCAGCCGCAGCGGACCGTACTGGTCACGCGTTGCTACACTGCCTATACCAGCAAAACGTTAAAAACAAAACAAACGTTTTCTCTGAGTGGTATGCACTAGACCTAGTAAAAAATGACAATGGCGATGTAGTGGGTGTCACCGCAATCGACATCGAGTCAGGTGAAATCACCTATTTCAAATCAAAAGCAGTTGTTCTTGCAACTGGTGGTGCGGGTCGTATTTTCGCATCAACAACGAATGCGCACATCAACACAGGTGACGGCGTTGGTATGGCGGTTCGTGCTGGCATTTCAATGCAAGACATGGAAATGTGGCAGTTCCACCCGACAGGTATCGCAGGTGCGGGTGTACTAGTAACAGAAGGTTGTCGTGGTGAAGGTGGTTACCTTCTAAATAAAGATGGCGAGCGCTTCATGGAACGTTATGCGCCAAACGCGAAAGACCTTGCGTCACGTGACGTTGTAGCACGTTCAATGATGACAGAAATTCGTGAAGGTCGTGGTTGTGAAGGTCCTTGGGGTCCACATATCAAGCTGAAGCTTGACCACTTAGGTGCTGAGACACTTAACCTTCGTCTACCTGGCGTATGTGACCTTGCGAAGACGTTCGCACACGTGGATCCAGCGGAAGAGCCAATTCCAGTAATCCCAACTTGTCACTACATGATGGGTGGCGTACCAACCAACGTAAACGGTCAAGTACTGAACGTAGACGGTCAAGGCAATGAAAAGATCGTAGAAGGTCTATTTGCAGTTGGTGAGATTGCCTGTGTATCTGTCCATGGTGCAAACCGTTTAGGCGGTAACTCACTCCTTGACCTTGTCGTATTCGGTCGTGCGGCGGGTAACTTCCTTGGTACTTACCTGAAAGACGCTGAAATCGCTAAAGAAGCGAGCAACGATAACGTAGATGCAGCACTTGCGCGTACTAATCGTTGGGAAACGTCTGCGAAAGGTCAGGGTGAAGATCCTGTACAAATTAAGAAAGATCTGCAACGTTGTATGCAGCTTAACTTCTCGGTATTCCGTGAAGGCGATGCAATGGCTGAAGGTCTTAAAGAACTTAAAGAGATTCGTGAGCGTCTACAGTACGCACGTCTTGACGATAAGTCTGCTGAATTCAACACGCAACGTATTGAGTGTCTAGAGTTAGATAACTTGATGGAAACAGCGTACTCGACAGCGGTTGCTGCGAACTTCCGTA
- a CDS encoding citrate synthase has protein sequence MADKKATVHIDGHDPIELPIYEGTAGQDVVDVRSLGAHGLFTYDPGFMSTASCDSSITYIDGAKGVLLHRGYPIEQLAENSNYIELCYLLLNGELPSEEQLAEFSDEITRNTMMHEKIAAFFQGFRVDAHPMAMLCGVVGALSSFYHSDLDISDEDQRMRCAIKLVAKLPTIAAMAYKYNVGQPFVYPRNDLSYAENFLHMMFSVPAEDYNVSPVLAKAMDRIFMLHADHEQNASTSTVRLAGSSGANPYACIAAGIASLWGPAHGGANEACLTMLEEIGSVDRIDEYVAKAKDKNDPFRLMGFGHRVYKNFDPRATVMRQTCHEVLKELNIQDPLLDVAMKLEQIALEDPYFIEKKLYPNVDFYSGIILKAIGIPTSMFTVIFAMSRTVGWISHWNEMLSQPGHKIGRPRQLYKGYTSRDYKTQNDR, from the coding sequence ATGGCAGATAAAAAAGCCACAGTCCATATTGATGGTCACGATCCGATTGAGTTACCAATTTACGAAGGTACAGCTGGTCAAGACGTAGTTGACGTTCGTTCTTTGGGTGCTCACGGCCTATTTACGTATGACCCAGGATTTATGTCGACTGCCTCTTGTGACTCGTCTATCACTTACATTGACGGTGCCAAAGGTGTACTGCTTCATCGCGGTTATCCAATTGAGCAACTTGCTGAAAATTCTAACTATATTGAACTTTGCTACCTACTATTAAACGGTGAATTACCAAGCGAAGAACAACTAGCTGAGTTCTCAGATGAGATCACTCGCAATACAATGATGCACGAGAAGATAGCTGCGTTTTTCCAAGGCTTCCGTGTAGATGCACACCCTATGGCAATGCTATGTGGTGTAGTTGGTGCGTTATCTTCGTTCTACCACTCAGATTTGGATATTTCTGACGAAGATCAACGTATGCGTTGTGCAATCAAGTTAGTAGCTAAGCTACCAACAATTGCTGCAATGGCGTACAAATATAACGTTGGCCAACCGTTCGTATACCCACGTAACGACTTGAGCTACGCAGAAAACTTCCTCCACATGATGTTCTCTGTGCCAGCTGAAGACTACAACGTCAGCCCTGTACTTGCTAAAGCAATGGATCGTATTTTCATGCTTCACGCAGATCACGAGCAAAACGCGTCAACTTCAACAGTTCGTCTTGCTGGCTCTTCAGGTGCAAACCCTTACGCGTGTATCGCGGCAGGTATTGCATCACTTTGGGGTCCTGCACACGGTGGCGCAAACGAAGCATGTTTAACTATGCTTGAAGAAATCGGCTCTGTTGATCGTATTGACGAGTACGTTGCAAAAGCAAAAGACAAGAACGATCCGTTCCGTCTAATGGGCTTTGGTCACCGCGTTTATAAAAACTTTGACCCACGTGCGACGGTAATGCGTCAAACGTGTCACGAAGTGCTTAAAGAGCTAAACATTCAAGATCCACTGCTTGACGTAGCAATGAAACTTGAACAGATTGCCCTAGAAGACCCTTACTTCATTGAGAAGAAGCTATACCCGAATGTAGACTTCTATTCAGGTATCATTCTTAAAGCAATCGGTATCCCAACAAGCATGTTTACAGTTATCTTCGCGATGTCTCGTACTGTGGGTTGGATTTCACACTGGAACGAAATGCTTTCTCAGCCAGGACACAAAATTGGTCGTCCGCGTCAGCTTTACAAAGGCTACACGTCTCGCGACTACAAAACACAAAACGACAGATAA
- a CDS encoding SufE family protein has product MNIEHITKKLSESHGWQTKYREIMLLGKQLPALPEALKVDSALVSGCDSKVWLYVDLDESAQQLVLIADSDTRIVKGLLAIILAAYAGKTPEQVSQFNAYELFESLGLIAHLSPSRGNGIRAIVEQIQVQAEILK; this is encoded by the coding sequence ATGAATATTGAACATATCACAAAAAAATTATCTGAAAGTCATGGCTGGCAAACCAAATACCGTGAAATCATGCTGCTCGGTAAACAACTTCCAGCACTTCCAGAAGCGCTAAAAGTCGACTCAGCGTTAGTGTCTGGCTGTGATAGTAAAGTTTGGCTCTATGTGGACTTAGATGAAAGCGCGCAGCAGCTCGTACTTATTGCCGACTCAGATACGCGTATTGTCAAAGGATTACTTGCAATTATCCTTGCTGCGTACGCAGGTAAAACGCCAGAGCAAGTAAGCCAGTTTAATGCTTATGAACTGTTTGAGTCGCTTGGATTAATTGCTCACCTAAGTCCATCTAGAGGTAATGGTATACGTGCGATTGTTGAACAGATCCAAGTGCAGGCGGAGATATTAAAATAA
- a CDS encoding aminotransferase class V-fold PLP-dependent enzyme, protein MTDIQSLRNDFPILNKQLDGQPLCYLDSAATAQKPNKVIDVIKTFYQDENSNVHRGLHTLSENATVRYESARETIANFLNVETREIVWTSGATESLNLLAHGLSARFNSDSVIAISPFEHHANIVPWQEACQRTGATLLVLPMLDGVLDEQGAIALLKQHKPDVLAMGHVSNALGNIHPVESLISVCKALGTITVIDGAQSLLHLRPDLKALDCDFYAFSAHKALGPTGVGGLYGKYQQLNALPVYKTGGEMIKEVSFERSSYRDAPGKFEPGTPNISGVIGFAAAIDYVNEIDPSALQRYEQALYHSLLAKLRLIEGITVYGDTQNNVGVVSFNYKNEHHYDLATLLNTYGVAVRSGHHCTQPLMKMLKVNGTVRASLAFYNNEDDIEHFINALKSTIELLD, encoded by the coding sequence ATGACTGACATCCAATCTCTGCGCAACGACTTTCCAATTTTGAACAAACAACTTGATGGACAGCCGCTTTGCTATCTTGACTCTGCTGCCACAGCGCAAAAACCGAACAAAGTCATTGATGTCATAAAAACTTTTTATCAAGATGAGAATTCAAACGTACATAGAGGTTTACACACGCTTAGTGAAAACGCCACTGTTCGCTACGAAAGTGCCCGAGAAACAATTGCAAATTTTTTAAATGTAGAAACAAGAGAAATCGTATGGACCAGCGGCGCAACTGAATCACTAAACTTGTTGGCTCATGGCCTGAGTGCACGCTTCAATTCAGACAGCGTAATTGCCATCAGTCCCTTTGAACATCACGCTAACATAGTGCCTTGGCAAGAAGCCTGTCAACGTACTGGCGCCACTTTACTTGTCTTGCCTATGCTAGACGGCGTCCTCGACGAGCAAGGCGCTATTGCGCTGTTAAAGCAGCATAAACCTGATGTGTTGGCAATGGGTCATGTTTCAAACGCACTTGGAAACATTCATCCAGTTGAGTCGCTCATCTCGGTTTGCAAAGCCTTGGGTACCATCACGGTTATCGACGGCGCACAGTCTTTACTGCATTTAAGACCTGATCTGAAGGCACTGGATTGCGATTTTTATGCTTTTTCAGCTCATAAAGCATTAGGGCCAACAGGTGTCGGCGGACTTTATGGTAAATACCAGCAACTAAATGCCCTCCCCGTATACAAAACTGGCGGCGAAATGATAAAAGAAGTGAGTTTCGAGCGATCCAGCTATCGAGATGCACCTGGCAAGTTTGAGCCCGGCACTCCCAATATTTCTGGCGTCATCGGTTTTGCCGCAGCGATAGATTATGTAAATGAGATTGATCCAAGTGCACTTCAACGTTATGAGCAAGCGCTCTATCACTCCCTTTTAGCAAAGCTAAGACTGATTGAAGGCATCACGGTTTATGGCGATACACAAAACAATGTTGGCGTCGTCAGTTTTAACTATAAAAACGAGCACCACTACGATCTTGCCACGCTACTCAATACGTATGGCGTAGCAGTCAGAAGCGGTCACCACTGTACTCAACCTCTTATGAAAATGCTCAAGGTTAATGGGACAGTACGTGCAAGTTTGGCGTTTTATAATAATGAAGATGATATTGAGCATTTTATTAATGCGTTAAAATCCACAATAGAATTATTAGATTAA
- the sdhD gene encoding succinate dehydrogenase, hydrophobic membrane anchor protein yields MVLNQATLKRDGVQDYVSLRTTALIILAYAVFIVGYLLITPELTYEAWSGLFANLAVKAATMITLVCIMVHTRIGLWQVLTDYVKNSTTRTILGFVLNLMALAYVAIGLFVLWGV; encoded by the coding sequence ATGGTCTTAAATCAAGCGACTCTAAAGCGTGATGGCGTACAAGACTACGTGTCACTACGTACAACTGCGTTAATTATCCTAGCTTACGCGGTATTCATCGTAGGCTATCTTCTAATAACTCCTGAACTAACTTATGAAGCTTGGTCAGGGTTGTTCGCAAATTTAGCTGTGAAAGCAGCAACGATGATCACACTAGTATGTATCATGGTACATACACGCATCGGTTTGTGGCAGGTTCTAACTGACTACGTTAAGAACTCAACAACTCGCACTATTCTTGGCTTTGTATTAAACCTTATGGCTTTAGCTTACGTAGCTATTGGTCTGTTTGTTCTGTGGGGTGTTTAA
- the sdhC gene encoding succinate dehydrogenase, cytochrome b556 subunit: MKKQRPVNLDLTTISMPPTAKASILHRVTGVAFFFALTFVIWAWSESLSSPEGFEFVKELMSGFIAKFIAWGTLTVLSYHIIGGIRHMIQDMGHWEELESGNNSAKIALALWVIVAILAGVWIWS; the protein is encoded by the coding sequence GTGAAAAAGCAAAGACCTGTAAATCTAGATCTTACGACTATATCTATGCCGCCAACGGCTAAAGCGTCGATTCTTCACCGTGTCACCGGTGTTGCTTTCTTCTTCGCTTTGACCTTTGTGATTTGGGCTTGGTCTGAATCCCTTTCTTCTCCTGAAGGCTTCGAGTTTGTAAAAGAACTGATGTCTGGCTTTATCGCGAAATTCATCGCGTGGGGCACCCTAACTGTATTGTCTTACCACATCATCGGTGGTATCCGTCACATGATCCAGGATATGGGACATTGGGAAGAATTAGAATCAGGCAACAATAGCGCGAAGATTGCACTAGCACTTTGGGTTATCGTAGCAATTTTGGCTGGAGTATGGATATGGTCTTAA